The proteins below come from a single Takifugu flavidus isolate HTHZ2018 chromosome 6, ASM371156v2, whole genome shotgun sequence genomic window:
- the septin9b gene encoding septin 9b isoform X6 produces MSETAKPSHANPQVKGDKSHGGEFGYVGIDAILEQMRRKAMKQGFELNLMVVGQSGLGKSTLMNTLFKSKVSRKSVKPDPEERIPKTIDIKSISHDIEEKGVRMKLTVIDTPGFGDQINNENCWLPIMKFINDQYEAYLQEEINIDRKKRIPDSRVHCCIYFIPPTGHCLRPLDVEFMRRLSKVVNIVPVIAKADTLTLEERDFFKQTIREELRANGIDVYPQKEFDEDAEDRLINDKIREAIPFAVVGSDQEYQVNGKRILGRKTKWGTIEVENIAHCEFAYLRDLLIRTHMQNIKDITSNIHYETYRVRRLNESNGHFSIQPSDHAAVPPKADGQHEEQPAVLQANGVPPQLEVLSHEL; encoded by the exons AGGGGGACAAAAGCCACGGCGGCGAATTCGGCTATGTGGGCATCGACGCCATCCTggagcagatgaggaggaaggcCATGAAGCAGGGCTTTGAGCTCAACCTCATGGTCGTCG GTCAAAGTGGTCTTGGGAAGTCCACGCTGATGAACACCCTGTTCAAGTCCAAGGTGAGCCGTAAGTCGGTAAAGCCCGACCCGGAGGAGAGGATCCCCAAAACCATCGACATCAAGTCCATCAGTCACG ATATTGAGGAGAAAGGAGTGAGAATGAAGCTGACGGTGATCGACACGCCCGGCTTTGGGGATCAGATCAATAATGAAAACTG CTGGCTGCCCATTATGAAGTTCATCAATGACCAGTATGAAGcctacctgcaggaggagatcaACATCGACAGGAAGAAGCGGATCCCGGACTCCAGGGTGCactgctgcatttatttcatCCCCCCCACAGGCCACTG tctcaGGCCGCTGGATGTGGAGTTCATGAGGCGCCTCAGTAAGGTGGTCAACATCGTCCCCGTCATCGCCAAGGCCGACACGCTGACCCTGGAGGAGAGGGACTTCTTCAAACAGACA ATCAGAGAGGAGCTACGAGCCAACGGGATCGACGTTTACCCTCAGAAAGAGTTCGACGAGGATGCAGAGGACAGATTGATCAATGACAAAATCAGG GAAGCGATCCCGTTCGCTGTCGTAGGCAGCGACCAGGAGTACCAGGTGAATGGCAAGAGGATCCTGGGAAGGAAGACCAAATGGGGCACCATCGAGG TGGAAAATATTGCACACTGTGAGTTTGCTTACCTGCGGGACCTTCTTATCAG gacacacatgcagaacatcAAGGACATCACGAGCAACATCCACTATGAGACGTACCGCGTCCGCCGTCTAAACGAGTCCAACGGCCATTTCAGCATACAACCGTCCGACCACGCGGCCGTTCCTCCAAAGGCTGACGGTCAGCACGAGGAGCAGCCCGCCGTCCTGCAGGCCAACGGGGTGCCGCCTCAGCTCGAAGTCCTCTCCCACGAGTTGTAG
- the septin9b gene encoding septin 9b isoform X5: MSTMTGSEVSLSHSNMSETAKPSHANPQVKGDKSHGGEFGYVGIDAILEQMRRKAMKQGFELNLMVVGQSGLGKSTLMNTLFKSKVSRKSVKPDPEERIPKTIDIKSISHDIEEKGVRMKLTVIDTPGFGDQINNENCWLPIMKFINDQYEAYLQEEINIDRKKRIPDSRVHCCIYFIPPTGHCLRPLDVEFMRRLSKVVNIVPVIAKADTLTLEERDFFKQTIREELRANGIDVYPQKEFDEDAEDRLINDKIREAIPFAVVGSDQEYQVNGKRILGRKTKWGTIEVENIAHCEFAYLRDLLIRTHMQNIKDITSNIHYETYRVRRLNESNGHFSIQPSDHAAVPPKADGQHEEQPAVLQANGVPPQLEVLSHEL; this comes from the exons AGGGGGACAAAAGCCACGGCGGCGAATTCGGCTATGTGGGCATCGACGCCATCCTggagcagatgaggaggaaggcCATGAAGCAGGGCTTTGAGCTCAACCTCATGGTCGTCG GTCAAAGTGGTCTTGGGAAGTCCACGCTGATGAACACCCTGTTCAAGTCCAAGGTGAGCCGTAAGTCGGTAAAGCCCGACCCGGAGGAGAGGATCCCCAAAACCATCGACATCAAGTCCATCAGTCACG ATATTGAGGAGAAAGGAGTGAGAATGAAGCTGACGGTGATCGACACGCCCGGCTTTGGGGATCAGATCAATAATGAAAACTG CTGGCTGCCCATTATGAAGTTCATCAATGACCAGTATGAAGcctacctgcaggaggagatcaACATCGACAGGAAGAAGCGGATCCCGGACTCCAGGGTGCactgctgcatttatttcatCCCCCCCACAGGCCACTG tctcaGGCCGCTGGATGTGGAGTTCATGAGGCGCCTCAGTAAGGTGGTCAACATCGTCCCCGTCATCGCCAAGGCCGACACGCTGACCCTGGAGGAGAGGGACTTCTTCAAACAGACA ATCAGAGAGGAGCTACGAGCCAACGGGATCGACGTTTACCCTCAGAAAGAGTTCGACGAGGATGCAGAGGACAGATTGATCAATGACAAAATCAGG GAAGCGATCCCGTTCGCTGTCGTAGGCAGCGACCAGGAGTACCAGGTGAATGGCAAGAGGATCCTGGGAAGGAAGACCAAATGGGGCACCATCGAGG TGGAAAATATTGCACACTGTGAGTTTGCTTACCTGCGGGACCTTCTTATCAG gacacacatgcagaacatcAAGGACATCACGAGCAACATCCACTATGAGACGTACCGCGTCCGCCGTCTAAACGAGTCCAACGGCCATTTCAGCATACAACCGTCCGACCACGCGGCCGTTCCTCCAAAGGCTGACGGTCAGCACGAGGAGCAGCCCGCCGTCCTGCAGGCCAACGGGGTGCCGCCTCAGCTCGAAGTCCTCTCCCACGAGTTGTAG